One window from the genome of Micromonospora aurantiaca ATCC 27029 encodes:
- the mca gene encoding mycothiol conjugate amidase Mca, translating to MAEQLRLMAVHAHPDDESSKGAATMAKYVAEGVDVLVVTATGGERGSVLNPKMDRPDVWANIGDIRRAEMDAARAILGVEQAWLGFVDSGLPEGDPLPPLPEGCFALQDVDVAAAPLVRLMRQFRPHVVTTYDEEGGYPHPDHIMTHKITVAAFDAAGDPDRHPELGEPWQPLKLYYDVGFSRAKIMSLHEAVLAAGLESPYGEWMKRWDERPDKGARITTRVECADYFPVRDDALRAHATQIDPDGFWFQVPMELQKRAWPTEDFQLARSLVDSPLPESDLFAGVREACRAH from the coding sequence GTGGCAGAACAGCTGCGTCTCATGGCGGTGCACGCCCATCCCGACGACGAGTCGAGCAAGGGCGCCGCCACCATGGCGAAATACGTCGCCGAGGGGGTGGACGTCCTGGTCGTCACCGCCACCGGTGGCGAGCGGGGCAGTGTGCTCAACCCCAAGATGGACCGCCCCGACGTCTGGGCGAACATCGGTGACATCCGGCGGGCCGAGATGGACGCCGCCCGGGCCATCCTCGGCGTCGAGCAGGCGTGGCTCGGTTTCGTCGACTCCGGGCTGCCCGAGGGCGACCCGCTGCCGCCGCTGCCGGAGGGCTGCTTCGCCCTCCAGGACGTGGACGTCGCAGCCGCGCCGCTGGTGCGCCTGATGCGGCAGTTCCGCCCGCACGTCGTCACCACGTACGACGAGGAGGGCGGCTACCCGCACCCCGACCACATCATGACCCACAAGATCACTGTGGCGGCGTTCGACGCGGCCGGTGACCCGGACCGCCACCCCGAGCTGGGCGAGCCGTGGCAGCCGCTGAAGCTGTACTACGACGTGGGTTTCTCCCGCGCCAAGATCATGAGCCTGCACGAGGCGGTGCTCGCCGCCGGGCTCGAGTCGCCGTACGGCGAGTGGATGAAGCGCTGGGACGAGCGCCCCGACAAGGGCGCCCGGATCACCACCCGGGTCGAGTGCGCCGACTACTTCCCGGTCCGCGACGACGCGCTGCGCGCGCACGCCACCCAGATCGACCCGGACGGCTTCTGGTTCCAGGTGCCGATGGAGTTGCAGAAGCGCGCCTGGCCGACGGAGGACTTCCAGCTCGCCCGCTCGCTGGTCGACAGCCCGCTGCCGGAGTCCGACCTGTTCGCCGGCGTACGAGAGGCGTGCCGTGCCCACTGA
- a CDS encoding thioredoxin domain-containing protein, which produces MNRLAEATSPYLLQHADNPVDWWPWCDEAFAEAKRRDVPVLISVGYAACHWCHVMAHESFENEAVARLMNDDFVCVKVDREERPDVDAVYMTATQAMTGQGGWPMTVFATPDGTPFFCGTYFPRANFIRLLGSVATAWRDQREAVLRQGTAVVEAIGGAQAVGGVTAPLTAELLDAAASRLAGEYDETNGGFGGAPKFPPHMNLLFLLRHHQRTGSARSLEIVRHTCEAMARGGLNDQLAGGFARYSVDGHWTVPHFEKMLYDNALLLRVYTQLWRLTGDRLARRVARDTARFLADELHRAGEGFASALDADTEGVEGLTYVWTPDQLVEVLGEDDGRFAADLFEVTADGTFEHGTSVLRLARDVDDADPEVRARWQDVVGRLLAARDTRPQPARDDKVVAAWNGLAITAIAEFQQVASLLVSPDDEDANLMDGVLIVSDGAMRDAAEHLATVHLVDGRLRRVSRDKVVGQPAGVLEDYGCVAEAFCAMHQLTGEGRWLTLAGELLDVALARFAGPDGAFYDTADDAERLVTRPADPTDNATPSGRSAIVAALVAYAALTGETRYREAAEKTLTTVAPIVDRHARFTGYAATVGEALLSGPYEIAVATGDPEGDPLVAAARRHAPPGAVVVAGAPDQPGVPLLAGRPFVDGKPAAYVCRGFVCQRPVTGVEELIAQLG; this is translated from the coding sequence GTGAACCGACTCGCCGAGGCCACGTCGCCCTACCTGCTCCAGCACGCCGACAACCCGGTCGACTGGTGGCCCTGGTGCGACGAGGCGTTCGCCGAGGCGAAACGGCGGGACGTGCCGGTGCTGATCTCGGTCGGCTACGCGGCCTGCCACTGGTGCCACGTCATGGCCCACGAGTCGTTCGAGAACGAGGCAGTTGCCCGGCTGATGAACGACGACTTCGTCTGCGTCAAGGTCGACCGCGAGGAGCGCCCCGACGTCGACGCGGTCTACATGACCGCCACCCAGGCGATGACCGGGCAGGGCGGCTGGCCGATGACCGTCTTCGCCACGCCGGACGGCACCCCGTTCTTCTGCGGCACGTACTTCCCCCGCGCCAACTTCATCCGGCTGCTCGGCTCGGTCGCCACCGCCTGGCGCGACCAGCGCGAGGCGGTGCTGCGGCAGGGCACCGCAGTGGTCGAGGCGATCGGCGGCGCGCAGGCCGTCGGCGGCGTCACCGCCCCGCTCACCGCCGAACTGCTCGACGCCGCCGCGAGCCGGCTCGCCGGGGAGTACGACGAGACGAACGGCGGTTTCGGCGGCGCACCGAAGTTCCCGCCGCACATGAACCTGCTCTTCCTGCTCCGGCACCACCAGCGCACCGGCTCGGCGCGCAGCCTGGAGATCGTCCGGCACACCTGCGAGGCGATGGCCCGCGGCGGCCTCAACGACCAGCTCGCCGGTGGCTTCGCCCGCTACTCGGTGGACGGCCACTGGACCGTGCCGCACTTCGAGAAGATGCTCTACGACAACGCGCTGCTGCTGCGGGTCTACACCCAGCTCTGGCGGCTCACCGGCGACCGGCTGGCCCGCCGGGTGGCCCGCGACACCGCCCGCTTCCTCGCCGACGAGCTGCACCGCGCCGGTGAGGGCTTCGCCTCCGCGCTCGACGCGGACACCGAGGGCGTCGAGGGGCTCACCTACGTCTGGACGCCCGACCAGCTCGTCGAGGTGCTGGGGGAGGACGACGGCCGCTTCGCCGCGGACCTCTTCGAGGTCACCGCCGACGGCACGTTCGAGCACGGCACCAGCGTGCTGCGGCTGGCCCGGGACGTCGACGACGCCGACCCGGAGGTGCGGGCCCGCTGGCAGGACGTGGTGGGCCGGCTGCTGGCCGCCCGCGACACCCGGCCCCAGCCCGCCCGCGACGACAAGGTGGTGGCCGCCTGGAACGGGCTCGCGATCACCGCCATCGCGGAGTTCCAGCAGGTTGCCTCGCTGCTCGTGTCGCCCGACGACGAGGACGCGAACCTGATGGACGGCGTGCTCATCGTCTCCGACGGTGCGATGCGGGACGCCGCCGAGCACCTGGCCACCGTGCATCTCGTGGACGGCCGGCTGCGCCGCGTCTCCCGGGACAAGGTCGTGGGTCAGCCGGCCGGGGTGCTGGAGGACTACGGCTGCGTCGCCGAGGCGTTCTGCGCGATGCACCAGCTCACCGGCGAGGGGCGGTGGCTGACGCTGGCCGGTGAGCTGCTCGACGTGGCGCTGGCCCGCTTCGCCGGCCCGGACGGCGCCTTCTACGACACCGCCGACGACGCCGAGCGCCTGGTCACCCGGCCCGCCGACCCGACCGACAACGCCACCCCGTCGGGCCGGTCGGCGATCGTCGCGGCGCTCGTGGCGTACGCGGCGCTGACCGGCGAGACCCGCTACCGGGAGGCGGCCGAGAAGACGCTGACGACGGTCGCGCCGATCGTCGACAGGCACGCCCGGTTCACCGGGTACGCGGCCACCGTCGGCGAGGCGCTGCTGTCCGGGCCGTACGAGATCGCTGTGGCGACCGGTGACCCGGAGGGCGACCCGCTGGTGGCCGCCGCCCGGCGCCACGCCCCGCCCGGCGCGGTGGTGGTGGCCGGCGCCCCGGACCAGCCCGGCGTGCCGCTGCTGGCCGGGCGGCCGTTCGTCGACGGGAAGCCCGCCGCGTACGTCTGCCGGGGCTTCGTCTGCCAACGCCCGGTGACCGGCGTCGAGGAGCTGATCGCGCAGCTCGGCTGA
- a CDS encoding 5-(carboxyamino)imidazole ribonucleotide synthase: protein MDSRTGLPVVGMVGGGQLARMTHQAAIALGQSLRVLALAPDDGAALVAADVQYGDHTDLAALRTFAKGCDVVTFDHEHVPNEHIRTLTDEGVKLFPPAEALVHAQDKRVMRERLGELGAPNPAWRPVESPADLIAFGEETGWPVVLKAARGGYDGRGVWMVDDAGQAGELAATLLAGGTPLLVEERVALRRELAVQVARSPFGQVAAYPVVETVQRDGICVEVLAPAPDLPEEQAVAAQQLAIDLATALGVVGLLAVELFDTPSGLVVNELAMRPHNSGHWTIEGARTSQFEQHLRAVLDYPMGDTSLTAPVVVMANVLGGAPGGKSIDERLHHLFAAEPGAKVHLYGKQVRPGRKIGHVTVLGNDLDDVRARAARAARWLQEGH, encoded by the coding sequence ATGGACTCCCGTACCGGTCTCCCCGTCGTGGGCATGGTGGGTGGCGGCCAGCTGGCCCGGATGACCCACCAGGCCGCCATCGCTCTCGGCCAGTCGCTGCGCGTGCTGGCGCTCGCCCCGGACGACGGTGCCGCGCTGGTCGCTGCCGACGTCCAGTACGGCGACCACACCGACCTGGCCGCGCTGCGGACGTTCGCCAAGGGCTGCGACGTGGTCACCTTCGACCACGAGCACGTCCCCAACGAGCACATCCGCACCCTGACCGACGAGGGCGTGAAGCTGTTCCCGCCGGCCGAGGCGCTGGTGCACGCGCAGGACAAGCGGGTGATGCGGGAACGGCTCGGCGAGCTGGGCGCGCCGAACCCGGCCTGGCGTCCGGTGGAGTCCCCGGCCGACCTGATCGCCTTCGGCGAGGAGACCGGCTGGCCGGTGGTGCTCAAGGCCGCCCGGGGCGGCTACGACGGGCGCGGCGTCTGGATGGTCGACGACGCCGGTCAGGCCGGTGAGCTGGCCGCCACGCTGCTCGCCGGTGGCACGCCGCTGCTGGTCGAGGAGCGGGTGGCGCTGCGCCGTGAACTGGCCGTGCAGGTGGCGCGCTCGCCGTTCGGGCAGGTCGCCGCGTACCCGGTGGTGGAGACGGTGCAGCGCGACGGCATCTGCGTCGAGGTGCTGGCGCCCGCGCCCGACCTGCCCGAGGAGCAGGCCGTGGCCGCGCAGCAGCTCGCCATCGACCTGGCCACCGCGCTCGGCGTGGTCGGCCTGCTCGCGGTGGAGCTGTTCGACACGCCGTCCGGGCTGGTCGTCAACGAGCTGGCGATGCGGCCGCACAACTCCGGGCACTGGACCATCGAAGGGGCCCGGACCTCCCAGTTCGAGCAGCACCTGCGGGCGGTGCTCGACTACCCGATGGGGGACACCTCGCTGACCGCGCCGGTCGTGGTGATGGCGAACGTGCTGGGTGGCGCGCCGGGCGGCAAGTCCATCGACGAGCGGCTGCACCACCTGTTCGCCGCCGAGCCCGGGGCCAAGGTCCACCTGTACGGCAAGCAGGTCCGTCCGGGCCGCAAGATCGGGCACGTCACCGTGCTCGGCAACGACCTGGACGACGTACGGGCCCGGGCCGCGCGTGCCGCCCGCTGGCTCCAGGAGGGGCACTGA
- the purE gene encoding 5-(carboxyamino)imidazole ribonucleotide mutase, giving the protein MSTVGLIMGSDSDWPVMKAAAEALDEFGVPYEVGVVSAHRTPVKMIEYGRAAAGRGVQVIIAGAGGAAHLPGMVASVTPLPVIGVPVPLKYLDGMDSLLSIVQMPAGVPVATVSIGNARNAGLLAVRILGASDPVLRDRMAAYQASLEDLVAEKDAALRASLI; this is encoded by the coding sequence ATGAGCACCGTCGGGCTGATCATGGGCAGCGACTCGGACTGGCCGGTCATGAAGGCCGCCGCCGAGGCGCTCGACGAGTTCGGCGTGCCGTACGAGGTTGGTGTGGTCTCGGCGCACCGCACCCCGGTCAAGATGATCGAGTACGGCCGGGCCGCCGCCGGACGTGGTGTCCAGGTGATCATCGCGGGCGCGGGCGGAGCGGCTCACCTGCCCGGCATGGTCGCCTCGGTCACCCCGCTGCCGGTGATCGGTGTCCCGGTGCCGCTGAAGTACCTGGACGGCATGGATTCGCTGCTGTCGATCGTGCAGATGCCGGCCGGGGTGCCGGTCGCCACCGTGTCGATCGGCAACGCCCGCAACGCCGGCTTGCTCGCGGTACGCATCCTGGGCGCCTCCGACCCGGTGCTGCGCGACAGGATGGCCGCCTACCAGGCGAGCCTGGAGGACCTGGTCGCGGAGAAGGATGCCGCGCTGCGCGCCTCCCTGATCTGA
- a CDS encoding putative bifunctional diguanylate cyclase/phosphodiesterase yields the protein MGLRGTPVGVVLLTVAVALTGLLAAALGLTVPSHLPADHPLPGPARFGIAIVAFAVAQLARLRFRTASGMVSITWGEAALVVCLWLVPAGWLPAAALLGVGAAWTVMSMVSDRRPALELVAIAGSLTAATALAAAVATALGPPLLAAPTPELALTLTAAAVTYLLTTAFLGAVTLALRHGIAIGPPLLAALRGKLLMFVGNVAVGLVVVALLELDARWLLLLPPPLWLLQQTYRHRLRADQERRTWRAFAEATAALNQLDERGVATAAVTGALTLFGAELVEVDVARGEGRWRRYRADRGGQVRDREVEPSAGADAGEHELVRRLAVGSADVGRLRVRFARSAPPSARERDGVAAFGDALAAALHDAATHRELRLVTARSSYDAVHDQLTGLLNRAALLAKGDQALRQRAHDHPVALLLLDVNQFKEVNDTLGHSAGDQLLRPTSNRLAALTRPGDLLGRLGGDEFALLLTSVPLVEDRTAPLAYALRQAREVAERLAAPTEVAGVRMSVEVAVGVVVADAGAADLTELLRRADIAMYQAKEGGGSVAAYDSSRDAASTDHLALLAEMREALAADDQLVLALQPAVDLATGAPTGVEALIRWRHPRRGWLGPADFIRPVENSEQLGSFTRYVLDKALEVASGWARDGLDVPISVNLSARSLLDPRLPAEIEEALRRHQVPPHRLVLEITETVVMSELEVIDEVLATLRGMGVQLAVDDFGTGFSSLTFLTRIAVDELKVDRSFVLRMADSPEAAAIVRTTVGLAHELGLRVVAEGVETAEQRTALAELGCTAAQGYHFFKPMPADKIAAVLASLRDAARGNVFPLRADGAS from the coding sequence ATCGGCCTGCGCGGGACACCGGTGGGCGTCGTCCTGCTCACCGTCGCGGTCGCGCTGACCGGTCTGCTCGCCGCCGCGCTCGGCCTCACCGTCCCGTCCCACCTGCCGGCCGACCACCCGCTGCCCGGTCCGGCACGCTTCGGCATCGCCATCGTCGCGTTCGCGGTGGCCCAGCTCGCCCGGCTGCGCTTCCGTACCGCCTCGGGCATGGTGAGCATCACCTGGGGCGAGGCCGCGCTCGTGGTCTGCCTCTGGCTGGTGCCGGCGGGCTGGCTCCCGGCCGCCGCACTGCTGGGCGTGGGCGCCGCCTGGACCGTGATGTCGATGGTCTCCGACCGCCGTCCGGCGCTGGAACTGGTGGCGATCGCCGGTTCGCTCACCGCCGCCACCGCGCTCGCCGCCGCGGTGGCCACCGCGCTCGGCCCGCCGCTGCTCGCCGCGCCCACCCCGGAGCTGGCGCTCACGCTCACCGCCGCCGCGGTCACGTACCTGCTCACCACCGCCTTCCTGGGCGCCGTCACGCTCGCCCTGCGGCACGGCATCGCGATCGGTCCGCCGCTGCTCGCCGCGCTGCGCGGCAAGCTGCTCATGTTCGTCGGCAACGTGGCGGTCGGCCTGGTGGTCGTCGCGCTGCTCGAACTCGACGCGCGCTGGCTGCTGCTCCTGCCGCCGCCGCTCTGGCTGCTCCAGCAGACCTACCGCCACCGGCTCCGGGCCGACCAGGAGCGGCGTACCTGGCGGGCGTTCGCCGAGGCCACCGCCGCACTCAACCAGCTCGACGAGCGCGGCGTGGCGACCGCCGCGGTGACCGGCGCGCTCACCCTGTTCGGCGCGGAACTGGTCGAGGTCGACGTGGCCCGGGGCGAGGGACGCTGGCGCCGCTACCGGGCCGACCGCGGCGGGCAGGTACGCGACCGGGAGGTGGAGCCGTCCGCCGGTGCCGACGCGGGGGAGCACGAACTGGTGCGCCGCCTCGCCGTGGGATCCGCCGACGTCGGCCGCTTGCGGGTGCGGTTCGCCCGGTCCGCCCCGCCGAGCGCCCGGGAACGCGACGGCGTGGCGGCCTTCGGCGACGCGCTGGCCGCCGCCCTGCACGACGCCGCCACGCACCGGGAGCTGCGGCTGGTCACCGCCCGCTCGTCGTACGACGCGGTGCACGACCAGCTCACCGGACTGCTCAACCGGGCGGCGCTGCTGGCCAAGGGGGACCAGGCGCTGCGGCAGCGCGCGCACGACCACCCGGTGGCCCTGCTGCTGCTCGACGTGAACCAGTTCAAGGAGGTCAACGACACGCTCGGGCACTCGGCGGGCGACCAGTTGCTGCGGCCCACCTCCAACCGGCTCGCCGCGCTGACCCGGCCGGGTGACCTGCTCGGGCGCCTCGGCGGCGACGAGTTCGCGCTGCTGCTGACCTCGGTGCCGCTGGTCGAGGACCGGACGGCCCCGCTGGCGTACGCGCTGCGCCAGGCCCGGGAGGTCGCCGAGCGCCTCGCCGCACCGACCGAGGTGGCCGGGGTGCGGATGTCCGTGGAGGTCGCGGTGGGCGTCGTGGTCGCCGACGCGGGCGCGGCCGACCTGACGGAGCTGCTGCGGCGCGCCGACATCGCCATGTACCAGGCGAAGGAGGGCGGCGGCAGCGTCGCCGCGTACGACAGCTCCCGCGACGCGGCGAGCACCGACCACCTGGCGCTGCTCGCGGAGATGCGGGAGGCTCTCGCCGCCGACGACCAGCTGGTGCTGGCGTTGCAGCCGGCGGTGGACCTGGCGACCGGCGCGCCGACCGGGGTGGAGGCGCTGATCCGGTGGCGGCACCCGCGCCGGGGCTGGCTCGGTCCGGCCGACTTCATCCGGCCGGTGGAGAACAGCGAGCAGCTCGGCAGCTTCACCCGGTACGTGCTGGACAAGGCGCTGGAGGTCGCCTCCGGATGGGCGCGGGACGGGCTGGACGTCCCGATCTCGGTGAACCTGTCCGCGCGCAGCCTGCTCGACCCGCGGCTGCCCGCCGAGATCGAGGAGGCGCTGCGCCGCCACCAGGTGCCGCCGCACCGGCTGGTCCTGGAGATCACCGAGACGGTGGTGATGAGCGAGCTGGAGGTCATCGACGAGGTGCTGGCCACGCTGCGTGGCATGGGCGTGCAGCTCGCCGTGGACGACTTCGGCACCGGGTTCTCGTCGCTGACGTTCCTCACCCGCATCGCCGTCGACGAGTTGAAGGTGGACCGCTCGTTCGTGCTCCGGATGGCCGACTCGCCGGAGGCGGCGGCGATCGTCCGGACCACCGTCGGGTTGGCCCACGAACTGGGCCTGCGGGTGGTGGCCGAGGGTGTCGAGACCGCCGAGCAGCGCACCGCGCTGGCCGAGCTGGGCTGCACCGCCGCCCAGGGCTACCACTTCTTCAAGCCGATGCCGGCTGACAAGATCGCCGCGGTGCTCGCGTCGCTGCGCGACGCGGCCCGGGGCAACGTCTTCCCGCTGCGCGCCGACGGCGCCTCCTGA